Proteins encoded in a region of the Syntrophorhabdaceae bacterium genome:
- a CDS encoding CHAT domain-containing protein codes for MQVPVRSFLIIGLFVCTLLFSVGAGAAGLTDLEMVGSFSELEKAAEQELARTGTPNTTILGHLCYAYSRLKRYSKLFDCLDGLEKRIQSGDTVLETDKVFISNSDATPMPHMFRAEALIELGDYKGAIREGKNALGKVQDRMTTGMWPPKVYRLSVMGTMGLAYALGGDRANAADQIRQLEEMSLGFMGSSFTRPFRRNAIARIHMALGQYAKALEYVKDEESVWDRSVWFVNNMAWGYSGDDGPQIYLILPKLFIRGKCLSETGDLAEAKRTMDVMLRNVRIADNGEIYWLTLFERGRIAEKEGDLKTAIDLYRKAVDVIERQRSSINTESNKIGFVGDKQEVYGRLVACLHSDGQHAPALEYVERSKSRALVDLLAEKQDFSVSSGDRKKVLDLLALHKKEEEEALVQDPSPASSGLRSLSIKTREQLRAQSPELASLISVSTVPVAEIRSLIGPDEALIEYYYTGDDLYIFTISEGQLRSTKTKKGTLVDDIRLLRTLVENPRSGAFVSLSRRIYRQTIGLVEGVLKAPNLVIVPHGALHYLPFNALYDGDRYLVERYTVRMMPSASVLAYLHARRSAGRPGIIAFGNPDLGDSRYDLTYSQGEAIAIAGTSPGSRVFLRKEATETAFRAYGMGFNYIHFATHGHFDSDAPLSSALLLARDGDSDGRLTVDKLYSMKIDADLVTLSACETGLGKVASGDDIVGLTRGFLYAGSASVVASLWKVDDMATSYLMTEFYNTLKKTGKAEALRQAQLRTKSKFSHPFFWAAFQLTGSAK; via the coding sequence ATGCAAGTGCCGGTCAGATCCTTCCTGATTATTGGCCTTTTCGTATGTACATTGCTCTTCTCCGTGGGTGCAGGGGCGGCTGGGCTTACCGACCTCGAGATGGTCGGAAGTTTCTCGGAGCTCGAAAAAGCGGCGGAGCAGGAGCTTGCCCGAACCGGGACGCCCAACACCACCATCCTCGGCCATCTGTGCTATGCCTATTCCCGCCTCAAGAGGTACAGCAAGCTTTTTGATTGCCTCGACGGGCTCGAAAAGCGGATCCAGTCGGGCGATACCGTTCTCGAGACCGACAAGGTCTTTATCTCCAATTCCGATGCGACGCCCATGCCCCATATGTTTCGCGCCGAGGCGCTTATCGAGCTCGGCGATTATAAGGGAGCGATCAGGGAAGGAAAGAACGCCCTTGGCAAGGTGCAGGACAGGATGACGACGGGTATGTGGCCGCCCAAGGTGTACCGCCTGTCGGTCATGGGAACGATGGGTCTCGCCTATGCCCTCGGCGGAGACCGCGCCAATGCGGCGGACCAGATAAGGCAGCTCGAAGAGATGTCCCTTGGTTTTATGGGGAGCTCTTTCACCCGTCCCTTCCGCAGGAATGCCATCGCAAGGATCCACATGGCGCTTGGTCAGTACGCGAAGGCGTTGGAGTATGTGAAGGATGAAGAGAGCGTCTGGGACCGCTCGGTGTGGTTTGTGAACAATATGGCCTGGGGCTATTCGGGGGACGATGGTCCCCAGATCTACCTGATCCTGCCCAAACTTTTCATTCGCGGCAAATGCCTTTCGGAAACGGGAGACCTCGCCGAGGCGAAGAGGACGATGGACGTCATGTTGCGCAATGTGCGGATTGCCGACAACGGCGAGATCTACTGGCTTACCCTCTTTGAGAGGGGACGCATCGCCGAGAAGGAAGGGGATCTCAAGACTGCAATAGACCTCTATCGCAAGGCGGTGGATGTCATAGAGAGGCAGCGCTCGTCGATCAACACCGAGTCGAACAAGATCGGGTTCGTGGGCGATAAGCAGGAAGTGTACGGACGCCTTGTGGCCTGCCTGCACTCCGATGGGCAGCACGCGCCGGCCCTTGAGTATGTTGAGCGTTCCAAGTCCCGGGCTCTCGTCGACCTGCTGGCCGAGAAACAGGACTTTTCGGTATCTTCCGGCGACCGGAAAAAGGTCCTCGACCTGCTCGCGTTGCACAAGAAAGAGGAAGAGGAGGCTCTTGTGCAGGACCCGTCCCCGGCATCGTCGGGGTTGCGCAGCCTCAGCATCAAGACGAGGGAGCAGCTGCGCGCGCAGTCCCCTGAGCTTGCCTCGCTGATAAGCGTCTCCACCGTTCCTGTCGCGGAGATTCGCTCCCTTATAGGCCCCGATGAAGCGCTCATCGAATACTATTACACGGGCGACGACCTCTACATCTTCACAATCTCGGAAGGCCAATTGAGGTCGACGAAAACGAAGAAAGGCACTCTGGTTGACGATATCCGCCTTTTGCGGACGCTCGTCGAGAACCCCCGTTCCGGTGCGTTTGTCAGCCTCTCGCGGCGCATCTATCGCCAGACCATCGGTCTCGTCGAGGGTGTCCTCAAGGCACCGAACCTGGTGATCGTCCCTCACGGTGCCCTGCACTATCTTCCCTTCAACGCGTTATATGACGGTGATCGTTACCTCGTCGAGCGATACACCGTCCGTATGATGCCCAGCGCGAGCGTTCTCGCGTACCTGCATGCAAGAAGGTCGGCGGGGCGGCCTGGCATCATCGCCTTCGGGAACCCCGACCTTGGCGATTCACGGTACGATCTCACTTATTCCCAGGGTGAGGCCATAGCCATCGCGGGAACATCGCCGGGGTCCAGGGTGTTCCTTCGCAAGGAAGCGACGGAGACGGCCTTCAGGGCGTACGGTATGGGGTTCAATTACATCCACTTCGCGACCCACGGCCATTTCGACTCCGATGCGCCGCTGAGTTCGGCCCTTCTGCTTGCCCGCGACGGCGACAGCGACGGCAGGCTGACGGTGGACAAACTCTATTCCATGAAGATCGATGCCGACCTCGTCACATTGAGCGCCTGCGAAACGGGTCTCGGGAAGGTAGCGAGCGGCGACGATATCGTTGGTTTGACGCGTGGTTTTCTCTATGCGGGATCGGCCTCCGTTGTGGCGAGCCTGTGGAAGGTCGACGACATGGCCACATCGTACCTGATGACGGAATTCTACAATACCCTGAAGAAGACCGGCAAGGCCGAAGCACTCAGACAGGCGCAACTGAGAACGAAAAGCAAATTCTCTCACCCCTTCTTCTGGGCCGCCTTTCAACTCACTGGCTCGGCCAAATAG
- a CDS encoding mechanosensitive ion channel has protein sequence MFPAFRRFKGLRRFFGLLICLEKGQGLCNCMDIGPRMTYTGFFSKYFSPLISMVTVVLLAVFLPAGGLLAKDKPSSFGEMIEKEKLAIESTRKDIRAYIAGQPERMGKISDRTHRLSQEMLRLFIMHNMEDDNPIEMRDMLRQLTIVRHQAEALIAPVKLETKFIGDLKRIISTHLNEYERLAADNSIPGVNESARQHITELKETIALVESAEGIVEIIPNAVEQLIARLEPRMALIEDDLKLAWKTYFLAPPYSRSLLTADAWKTVKIILKNWTDFSAYWLIPYSENKNAITASLTKGAIFVIAMLGAFLAILVHFRRKYPSVPVVRYFLPFCCYAALGLPLMVIGATTGIGPLSTVSFLSEIILAAGLVSLGWNLRRLSAGDPATYKHNPLWQFWVIFAAGVLVQLFHFSALEYSPLLVFLFIVSGIYSHILQRKDQHALDRRVLTITIWLSYVLAAATLFGWGSLSMLAATIWFAIMLNIELGAGLTGCLRKIRSATEQGATVAGRLAEGVVFPVVFLGLFAVTILWITLYVGGMPLVAEIIQWHVIIGYLSLNLSMIVVILAILFVTRSFVVLVNAAITFVATRFGTGVREGVVKSLHAISTYVIWSLYVLLSLKLIGVSVAHLAIIAGGLSIGAGFGLQDMIKNFFSGLILLFGRSIHPGDEIQLGDVRGTVMRINIRNTIVQTNDDSTIFIPNSDLIYKNIVNWTYRDPRGRAEIAVGVAYGSDTELVKDLLVRCALSHAGVLRGPEPYVLFWDFGDNALVFRLRFWIRHPVQTRDRISSAIRFEIDRAFKDNNIEIAFPQQDIHIRSAEGLNTCLEAQKAPET, from the coding sequence ATGTTTCCAGCGTTCAGGCGGTTCAAAGGCCTGCGGCGTTTCTTCGGCCTCCTCATTTGCCTTGAAAAAGGGCAGGGTCTGTGCAATTGTATGGATATCGGCCCTCGAATGACATATACCGGCTTTTTTTCTAAATACTTCTCACCTCTCATATCCATGGTCACGGTTGTTCTGCTGGCGGTCTTTTTACCCGCCGGTGGTCTTCTCGCAAAGGACAAGCCGTCATCATTCGGGGAGATGATCGAGAAGGAGAAATTGGCCATTGAATCGACGCGCAAGGACATCCGCGCCTACATCGCGGGACAGCCTGAGCGCATGGGCAAGATAAGCGATAGGACGCATCGGCTCAGCCAGGAAATGCTCCGGCTCTTCATAATGCACAACATGGAAGATGACAATCCCATCGAGATGCGGGATATGCTGAGGCAGCTGACGATAGTGCGCCACCAGGCCGAGGCCCTTATAGCGCCCGTGAAACTGGAGACCAAGTTCATCGGGGACCTGAAAAGGATAATTAGCACGCATTTGAACGAGTATGAACGTTTGGCCGCGGACAATTCCATCCCCGGAGTGAACGAATCCGCCCGGCAGCATATCACGGAATTGAAAGAGACCATAGCTCTTGTCGAATCGGCCGAAGGCATTGTCGAGATCATCCCCAATGCCGTCGAGCAGCTCATTGCCCGGCTGGAACCAAGAATGGCCCTCATCGAGGACGACCTCAAACTGGCGTGGAAAACATATTTCCTCGCACCCCCTTACAGCCGGAGTCTTTTGACGGCAGATGCGTGGAAAACGGTGAAGATCATTCTCAAGAACTGGACAGATTTTTCGGCGTATTGGCTGATCCCGTACAGCGAGAACAAAAATGCCATAACGGCCTCCCTGACGAAAGGGGCGATATTCGTTATTGCCATGCTCGGTGCTTTCCTGGCCATCCTGGTACACTTTCGAAGAAAATATCCCTCAGTGCCCGTGGTGCGTTACTTTCTTCCCTTTTGCTGCTATGCGGCGCTGGGTCTTCCCCTCATGGTGATAGGCGCTACGACCGGCATCGGCCCGTTGAGCACGGTGAGTTTTCTCTCGGAGATCATACTGGCGGCTGGATTGGTCAGCCTGGGCTGGAATCTCAGGCGCCTGTCGGCCGGCGATCCGGCAACCTATAAACATAATCCCCTCTGGCAGTTCTGGGTAATATTTGCCGCGGGGGTGCTGGTTCAGCTCTTTCATTTCTCTGCACTGGAGTATTCCCCTCTGCTCGTTTTCCTTTTCATCGTCTCCGGGATCTATTCGCATATCCTTCAGAGGAAAGACCAGCACGCTCTGGACAGGAGAGTGCTCACCATAACTATCTGGCTGTCGTATGTTCTTGCCGCCGCCACCCTTTTCGGATGGGGCAGCCTCTCGATGCTCGCCGCGACCATATGGTTCGCGATTATGCTGAACATCGAGTTGGGGGCCGGGTTGACGGGGTGCCTCAGAAAGATCCGGTCGGCCACCGAGCAAGGCGCAACTGTCGCCGGGAGGCTTGCCGAAGGCGTTGTGTTCCCCGTGGTCTTTCTCGGGCTTTTTGCGGTCACCATACTCTGGATAACCCTCTATGTCGGCGGCATGCCCCTTGTCGCCGAGATCATACAGTGGCATGTGATCATCGGGTATCTCTCGTTGAACCTGTCCATGATCGTTGTTATTCTCGCCATTCTTTTCGTCACGCGATCCTTCGTTGTTCTCGTCAACGCGGCCATCACATTTGTCGCAACGCGTTTTGGGACCGGGGTAAGAGAAGGGGTTGTCAAATCCCTTCACGCCATATCGACATACGTGATATGGTCCCTGTATGTTCTTCTGTCATTGAAGCTGATAGGGGTGAGCGTCGCCCACCTGGCCATCATTGCCGGGGGATTGTCCATTGGGGCCGGTTTCGGCCTTCAGGACATGATCAAGAACTTTTTCAGCGGCCTCATACTCCTTTTCGGCAGATCGATCCACCCCGGCGATGAGATCCAACTCGGGGACGTTCGTGGAACGGTGATGAGGATAAATATCCGGAACACCATCGTGCAGACCAACGACGACTCCACCATCTTCATACCCAACTCTGACCTCATATACAAGAACATAGTCAACTGGACGTATCGTGATCCGCGGGGCAGGGCCGAGATAGCCGTGGGAGTGGCCTATGGCTCCGACACCGAACTCGTGAAAGACCTTCTTGTCCGCTGCGCTCTTTCCCATGCGGGGGTCCTGAGGGGTCCTGAGCCCTATGTTCTTTTCTGGGATTTTGGAGACAACGCCCTTGTGTTCCGCTTGAGATTCTGGATACGGCACCCCGTCCAGACACGGGACAGGATATCTTCCGCGATCCGGTTCGAGATAGACAGGGCATTTAAGGATAACAACATCGAGATCGCCTTCCCCCAGCAGGACATCCATATCCGCTCGGCTGAAGGCCTTAACACCTGCCTGGAAGCCCAGAAAGCGCCAGAGACGTAA